One genomic segment of Thermodesulfobacterium sp. TA1 includes these proteins:
- a CDS encoding Gfo/Idh/MocA family protein, which translates to MEKLRVGVIGTGHLGRFHAEKLSQIEKADLVALVDINPKKAQEVVKRLREIGKSPNVFSNYQEIVQLVDAVAIVTPTFTHYEIAKFFIEKEKAVFLEKPITNDLKLAEDLVNLAEKKRVPLQIGYIERFQGAVKEAVSKVKNPVFIEAHRLSPFTERNLDIDVVLDLMIHDLDLVLMLKPGRKVEFIHAVGAPFFTNLPDIVNVRLVFDDGATCNLTASRLSLTRQRKLRIFEKGTYSVIDTLEKSFLYVKVNPITREYIQEKKSFPEDDPLREELVSFVEGVLAGRPLSPNGKDGLKSLELAFKIRDQVDQNLRRFL; encoded by the coding sequence ATGGAGAAACTTAGGGTAGGAGTAATCGGTACAGGCCATTTAGGAAGGTTCCATGCAGAAAAACTTTCGCAAATAGAAAAGGCAGATTTAGTAGCTTTAGTAGACATAAACCCTAAAAAAGCTCAAGAAGTGGTTAAGAGATTAAGAGAAATAGGAAAAAGTCCTAATGTATTTTCTAACTATCAAGAGATCGTTCAGTTGGTAGATGCTGTAGCTATAGTTACTCCTACTTTTACCCATTATGAAATAGCAAAATTCTTTATTGAAAAAGAAAAAGCGGTTTTTTTGGAAAAACCGATTACTAATGATTTGAAATTAGCAGAAGATTTGGTAAATCTTGCTGAGAAAAAAAGAGTGCCTTTACAGATAGGTTATATAGAAAGGTTTCAAGGGGCGGTAAAAGAAGCGGTTTCCAAGGTAAAAAATCCGGTTTTTATAGAAGCCCACAGGCTTTCTCCTTTTACTGAAAGGAATTTAGACATAGACGTGGTTTTAGACTTGATGATTCATGACTTAGATTTAGTGCTTATGTTAAAACCTGGTAGAAAGGTTGAGTTTATTCATGCGGTAGGGGCGCCTTTTTTTACCAACCTTCCAGATATAGTAAACGTTAGGTTGGTTTTCGATGACGGCGCTACTTGCAATCTTACCGCCAGCCGTTTGTCTTTAACCAGACAAAGGAAACTGCGTATATTTGAAAAAGGAACTTATTCAGTGATTGACACCCTTGAAAAAAGTTTCCTATATGTAAAGGTTAATCCTATCACCCGAGAATATATACAAGAAAAAAAGAGTTTTCCTGAAGATGACCCTTTAAGAGAGGAACTTGTTTCTTTTGTAGAAGGGGTGTTAGCTGGAAGGCCTCTTTCTCCTAATGGAAAAGACGGTTTGAAATCTTTAGAGTTAGCGTTTAAGATAAGAGACCAGGTAGACCAAAACCTTAGAAGGTTTCTATGA
- the lpxB gene encoding lipid-A-disaccharide synthase — MTSEASCRIFILTGELSGDLYGSLLIKRIKEINAAFQFVGVGGPKMRSLGIDILFSAEPLALVGLPNLSELKKYWFVYKKIKEFLAKKLVDVVVLVDFPGFNLKIAKLAKEMGYPVIYYVAPQVWAWHKSRIKVLKRYVDRLYVVLPFEKEFFSSQGIPTVFLGHPILDLIKVNLSKEMLFEIYGLDLEKPILSFFPGSREKEIQRHVPLFLKVYQIVKERVPEVQGIMVKALGLKDSFIWEGARKELKVIENTQYEVLKHSTAALLASGTITLEAAVIGTPAVVTYSLPSWMLTLAKRLVKVPFISLPNLILGKEVYQEIVGIKEQEKVIAQSLIELLKDQDKQKKIKEDLSVLKKEIGPPGASWRIAEDMARYLISLKRRVS; from the coding sequence ATGACTTCAGAGGCTTCTTGTAGGATTTTTATCCTTACCGGGGAATTATCTGGAGATTTATATGGTTCTCTTTTAATCAAGAGGATAAAAGAGATCAATGCAGCTTTTCAGTTCGTAGGTGTAGGTGGACCTAAGATGAGAAGTCTTGGAATAGACATACTTTTTTCTGCTGAGCCTTTAGCTTTAGTAGGGCTTCCTAATCTATCTGAACTTAAAAAATACTGGTTTGTATACAAAAAAATAAAGGAATTTTTAGCCAAAAAATTAGTAGATGTGGTAGTTTTGGTAGATTTTCCTGGATTTAACCTAAAGATAGCTAAATTAGCTAAAGAAATGGGATATCCGGTTATCTATTATGTAGCCCCACAGGTTTGGGCTTGGCATAAAAGTAGGATTAAAGTTTTAAAAAGGTATGTAGACAGGCTTTATGTGGTTTTGCCTTTTGAAAAGGAATTTTTTAGTTCTCAGGGGATACCTACTGTTTTTTTAGGCCATCCTATTTTAGACCTTATTAAGGTTAACCTATCTAAGGAGATGCTTTTTGAGATTTATGGTTTAGACTTAGAAAAACCTATCTTAAGTTTTTTTCCTGGAAGCAGAGAAAAGGAAATTCAAAGACATGTTCCCCTTTTCTTAAAGGTTTATCAAATAGTAAAAGAAAGAGTACCTGAAGTTCAGGGGATAATGGTTAAGGCTTTGGGATTAAAGGATTCCTTTATTTGGGAAGGCGCAAGGAAAGAATTAAAAGTAATAGAAAATACTCAGTATGAGGTTTTAAAACACTCAACAGCAGCCCTTTTGGCTTCAGGAACCATAACCTTAGAGGCTGCGGTTATCGGAACCCCTGCTGTAGTAACCTATTCTCTTCCTTCTTGGATGTTAACCTTGGCTAAAAGGTTGGTTAAGGTGCCTTTTATCAGCCTTCCTAATCTTATATTGGGAAAAGAAGTTTATCAGGAAATAGTTGGGATTAAAGAGCAAGAAAAGGTAATAGCCCAATCTTTGATTGAACTTTTGAAAGACCAAGATAAACAGAAAAAAATAAAGGAAGATCTGTCGGTTTTAAAAAAAGAAATAGGTCCTCCTGGGGCTAGTTGGAGGATAGCTGAAGATATGGCAAGGTATTTGATATCTTTAAAACGAAGGGTTTCTTGA
- a CDS encoding IMP cyclohydrolase — MAEDLKKMYRTIVTDHFPSEIRITFGDQTLIYKKRTWEIEVEPGVWERRGLRYGENPDQEAALYELVAGNLVLGECEFIHPNLGLVSSLKEQDFIQFGKHPSKTNLTDIDSGLNIIRYLNEKPCCVIIKHNNPSGVAYGSSLEEAFLRAFKADRIAAFGGAVVLNKPVDKACAEAIASQYFEVVVAPEYEDGAIEVLKAKKSLRIVRIKRMDKLQDYRNYKTVEFKSLIDGGLIVQVSQSNKINRPEDLKPAVVVKDGIEYRCLREPDEREVRDMLFGWAVELGVTSNSVLFVKDECTVAIGTGEQDRVGCTEIAIFKAYTKFADLLCYEKYGIPYKQLELEVDKGLRPKEQKEQIDEETKQKKAGLIGAVMVSDGFLPFRDSVDVVAKQGVTAILQPGGSVRDWEVIEACNEYQIAMKFTGQRAFRH; from the coding sequence ATGGCTGAGGATTTGAAAAAGATGTATCGTACGATAGTTACAGACCATTTTCCTTCTGAGATAAGGATAACTTTTGGGGACCAAACTTTAATATATAAAAAGAGAACCTGGGAGATAGAGGTTGAACCAGGGGTTTGGGAAAGGCGAGGTTTAAGATATGGAGAAAATCCAGACCAAGAAGCGGCTCTTTATGAATTGGTAGCCGGTAATTTGGTGCTTGGAGAATGCGAGTTTATCCATCCTAACTTAGGGTTGGTTTCATCTTTAAAAGAACAAGATTTTATTCAGTTTGGGAAACATCCTAGTAAGACCAATCTTACGGATATAGACAGTGGTTTAAACATCATTAGGTATCTTAACGAAAAACCTTGTTGTGTTATCATAAAGCATAATAATCCCTCTGGAGTAGCCTATGGCAGTAGTTTGGAGGAAGCCTTTTTAAGAGCCTTTAAAGCTGACCGAATTGCAGCTTTTGGTGGGGCGGTGGTGTTAAACAAACCGGTAGATAAGGCTTGTGCTGAGGCGATAGCTTCTCAGTATTTTGAAGTAGTGGTAGCACCAGAGTACGAAGATGGGGCAATAGAGGTTTTAAAGGCTAAGAAGTCTTTAAGGATTGTAAGGATAAAAAGGATGGATAAACTTCAGGATTACCGAAATTATAAGACAGTAGAGTTTAAAAGCCTGATAGATGGTGGTCTTATAGTGCAAGTTTCTCAGAGTAATAAGATTAACCGTCCTGAAGATTTAAAGCCTGCGGTAGTGGTAAAAGATGGTATAGAATATAGATGCCTAAGGGAACCTGATGAGAGAGAGGTTAGAGACATGCTTTTTGGTTGGGCGGTAGAACTTGGGGTTACCTCTAACTCGGTGCTTTTCGTAAAAGATGAATGTACGGTAGCCATAGGAACTGGAGAACAAGATAGGGTAGGCTGTACTGAAATAGCTATTTTTAAGGCGTACACCAAGTTTGCCGACCTTCTTTGTTATGAGAAATATGGTATTCCGTACAAACAATTAGAGTTAGAAGTTGATAAGGGTTTGCGTCCAAAAGAACAAAAAGAACAGATAGATGAAGAGACTAAACAAAAAAAGGCAGGTTTGATTGGGGCAGTCATGGTTTCAGACGGTTTTTTGCCGTTTAGGGATTCGGTAGATGTGGTAGCTAAACAAGGGGTTACTGCGATTTTACAACCAGGGGGTTCAGTAAGAGACTGGGAGGTTATAGAGGCTTGTAACGAATATCAGATTGCTATGAAATTTACAGGACAAAGGGCTTTCAGACACTAA
- the greA gene encoding transcription elongation factor GreA, producing MNKIPFTPEGLEKIKKELEHLIKVERRKVIKAIEEARAHGDLSENAEYEAAKERQAHIEGRIQELSGVLANAEVIPPLTKTPERVQFGVKVKLLNLDTDEIVVYKIVGPYETEPSKGIISVNSPIAKALIGKEIGDEVQVKTPSGIKNFEILDIEI from the coding sequence ATGAACAAAATACCTTTTACACCTGAGGGTTTAGAAAAAATAAAAAAAGAGCTTGAGCACCTCATCAAAGTAGAGAGGAGAAAGGTAATTAAAGCCATAGAAGAGGCAAGGGCACACGGAGACCTTTCAGAAAATGCTGAATATGAGGCAGCTAAGGAAAGACAGGCCCATATAGAAGGTAGGATACAAGAGCTTTCAGGGGTTTTGGCTAATGCTGAAGTGATCCCACCTTTAACTAAAACACCTGAAAGAGTACAGTTTGGGGTAAAGGTTAAACTTCTAAACTTAGATACTGACGAAATAGTGGTTTACAAGATAGTAGGACCTTATGAAACCGAACCTTCAAAGGGTATCATCTCGGTAAACTCTCCTATAGCTAAAGCACTTATAGGAAAAGAGATAGGAGATGAGGTGCAGGTAAAAACTCCTTCTGGAATAAAAAATTTTGAAATTTTAGACATAGAAATTTAA
- a CDS encoding alanine--glyoxylate aminotransferase family protein: MDFLSKKYLFTPGPVPVPPKALLTMAQPMTHHRLPEFSEILKEIRENLKYLFQTKNNVYFFASSGTGAMEAAILNLFSPGDKVVVVSAGKFGQRWFELAKTYGLNPIVIELPWGKAVRPEQVEEVLNSHPNVKGVLLQACETSTGVKHPVREIAQLTKDRETVIVVDAITGLGVFDLPMDEWGLDVVITGSQKALSLPPGLSFIAFSDKAISFSERSTLPKYYFSLQKEKKAYEKDTTSFTPAVSLLLGLQVVLQRIKEIGLKELFTHYHVQATACREAVKALGLKIFPEVPSESLTVIEVPEGVKTGDLINFLKNKLGIIFAGGQDHLKGKIIRITHMGDQSLFDLLIAISALEVGLNLFGYQVELGVGVKASEQVIFEHLRQKYFQA; this comes from the coding sequence ATGGATTTTTTGTCTAAAAAATATCTTTTTACCCCTGGGCCTGTTCCTGTTCCTCCTAAAGCTCTTTTAACGATGGCTCAGCCTATGACCCATCATAGGCTTCCAGAATTTTCTGAGATTTTAAAAGAGATAAGAGAAAATTTAAAATATCTTTTTCAAACCAAAAACAATGTTTACTTTTTTGCTTCTTCTGGAACCGGTGCGATGGAAGCAGCTATTTTAAACCTCTTTTCTCCAGGAGATAAGGTAGTGGTGGTTTCTGCAGGGAAGTTTGGACAGCGCTGGTTTGAGTTAGCTAAAACTTATGGACTTAATCCTATAGTAATAGAATTACCTTGGGGGAAAGCAGTAAGACCTGAACAAGTAGAAGAGGTTTTAAACTCGCATCCTAATGTTAAAGGTGTTTTATTACAAGCCTGTGAAACTTCTACAGGGGTTAAACATCCTGTAAGAGAAATTGCCCAACTTACCAAAGATAGAGAAACGGTGATAGTGGTTGATGCTATTACTGGTTTAGGGGTTTTTGACCTTCCTATGGATGAGTGGGGACTTGATGTGGTAATCACTGGTTCTCAAAAAGCTTTAAGCCTTCCTCCAGGACTTTCTTTTATAGCTTTTTCTGATAAAGCCATAAGTTTTTCAGAAAGGTCAACCTTACCTAAATATTATTTTTCTTTACAAAAGGAAAAAAAAGCCTATGAAAAGGATACTACCTCTTTTACTCCAGCAGTAAGTCTTCTCTTGGGATTACAGGTAGTTTTACAGAGGATAAAAGAGATAGGTCTTAAAGAGCTTTTTACTCATTATCACGTACAGGCTACCGCTTGTAGAGAGGCGGTAAAAGCCTTAGGACTTAAAATTTTCCCAGAGGTGCCTTCTGAATCCTTAACGGTAATAGAGGTTCCAGAAGGGGTTAAAACAGGAGACCTAATAAACTTTCTTAAGAACAAACTGGGGATTATTTTTGCAGGAGGTCAGGACCATTTAAAGGGAAAGATTATAAGAATAACCCATATGGGAGACCAGTCCTTATTTGACCTGCTTATAGCTATCTCTGCCTTAGAGGTAGGGCTAAATCTTTTTGGGTATCAGGTAGAATTAGGTGTTGGGGTTAAAGCATCTGAACAAGTTATTTTTGAACATTTAAGACAAAAATATTTTCAGGCTTAA
- the serA gene encoding phosphoglycerate dehydrogenase, translating into MKVLISDALSEEGIKVLEEQGLEVIYKPGLPYEELLNLIAEVDGLIIRSATKVTREVLDKAKKLKVIGRAGTGLDNVDLQAANEKGVVVMNVPGGNSLAAAEHALALLFALARKIPQAVASIKAGKWEKKKFIGIEVNNKILGIVGLGRIGGIVAERALGLKMKVIAYDPFVTPEAAEKKGIELVSLEELFKRADFITIHTPLTKETYHLVDDKAFALMKDGVYLINCARGGIVDEEALYRAMVSGKVAGAALDVFEKEPVDPNHPLLSLENFIGTPHLGASTVEAQKVVAVEIAKQVSDYLTKGIIRNAVNVPSISPEALKVIGPLFTLAEKMGLLASQITEGAIKEIEISYKGEISNLDIRPVTIALVKGLLYPFLKEDVNYVNALIRAKERDIKVIESKIEMAEDFTSLISLKVVHTEGTTIVEGTLFGKKEPRIVKINGFRLDALPEGHMLYIFNEDKPGVIGQIGTILGKHNLNIARMYVGQDPMKQTNVILLSLNQPPTIEALEELRKLNTVYLVKPLEL; encoded by the coding sequence ATGAAAGTTCTTATTTCAGACGCCCTTTCAGAAGAGGGTATAAAAGTTCTTGAAGAACAAGGTTTAGAAGTTATTTATAAACCTGGGCTACCTTATGAAGAGCTTTTAAACCTTATTGCTGAGGTTGACGGGCTTATTATAAGAAGTGCTACTAAGGTAACTAGAGAGGTTTTAGATAAAGCTAAAAAGCTTAAGGTCATAGGTAGGGCAGGCACAGGGCTTGACAACGTAGACCTTCAGGCAGCCAATGAAAAGGGAGTAGTGGTAATGAATGTGCCTGGAGGCAACAGCTTGGCAGCAGCTGAACATGCTTTAGCCCTTCTTTTTGCTTTAGCAAGAAAGATCCCACAGGCAGTAGCTTCTATTAAAGCAGGAAAATGGGAGAAAAAAAAGTTTATAGGAATAGAGGTAAACAATAAAATCTTAGGCATCGTTGGTTTAGGAAGGATAGGTGGAATCGTAGCAGAAAGGGCTTTAGGGCTTAAAATGAAGGTTATTGCCTATGACCCTTTTGTAACCCCTGAAGCTGCAGAAAAAAAAGGTATTGAGTTGGTCAGTTTAGAAGAGTTGTTCAAAAGAGCAGATTTTATTACTATTCACACCCCGTTGACCAAAGAAACCTATCATTTAGTGGATGATAAAGCCTTTGCTTTAATGAAAGACGGTGTTTATCTTATTAACTGCGCCAGAGGTGGTATTGTAGACGAAGAAGCTTTGTATAGGGCTATGGTTTCTGGTAAGGTAGCCGGTGCAGCCCTTGATGTTTTTGAAAAAGAACCTGTAGACCCTAACCATCCTTTGTTGTCTTTAGAAAATTTTATAGGCACCCCTCATCTTGGGGCTTCTACTGTTGAAGCCCAAAAGGTAGTAGCTGTAGAGATAGCTAAACAGGTATCAGATTACTTGACAAAAGGCATAATTAGAAATGCGGTCAATGTGCCCTCGATTAGTCCAGAGGCTTTAAAGGTCATAGGCCCTCTCTTTACTCTTGCAGAAAAGATGGGTCTTTTAGCTTCTCAGATTACTGAGGGGGCTATTAAGGAAATAGAGATAAGCTATAAAGGTGAAATATCTAATTTAGACATAAGACCGGTTACCATAGCCCTGGTAAAAGGACTTCTTTATCCCTTTTTAAAAGAAGATGTCAATTATGTAAATGCCCTTATCAGGGCTAAAGAGAGGGACATCAAAGTTATAGAATCTAAGATAGAGATGGCAGAAGACTTTACATCCCTTATAAGCCTTAAGGTAGTTCATACCGAAGGAACTACCATCGTAGAAGGGACCCTTTTTGGTAAAAAAGAACCTCGTATAGTTAAGATAAACGGTTTTAGGTTAGACGCTTTACCTGAAGGCCACATGCTTTATATTTTTAATGAAGACAAGCCTGGGGTTATAGGACAGATTGGAACCATATTAGGTAAACACAACCTTAACATCGCGAGAATGTATGTAGGACAAGACCCGATGAAACAAACCAACGTTATTTTGCTTAGCTTAAACCAACCTCCCACCATAGAGGCTTTAGAAGAACTAAGAAAATTAAATACGGTTTATTTGGTAAAACCTTTAGAATTGTAA
- the rlmN gene encoding 23S rRNA (adenine(2503)-C(2))-methyltransferase RlmN encodes MEKLNLRNYTLEELETLILSLDEPKYRAEQIFHWITCREATDFDQMTNLPKGLRTKLSTHFSLELPEVIEKISDTEGTTKFALRLRDGEIIETVVIPERDHYTLCVSTQVGCAMGCKFCLTAKGGFKRNLEVYEILAQVVIGRLYLKEKGSVLPLRNIVFMGMGEPLANYENLIKVLKILAHPLGFNFSKKRLTISTVGLVKEIRKLAIDFPTALAVSLHAPNDELRKNLIPVAKKYLLKELLEVIKTFPRVKNGRTTIEYILLKDVNDSLQHAKELVKLFKGLPIKINLIPYNPHPELPFERPDEKQVERFQRFLLDHAILTTVRKSKGLEISAACGQLKRRLSTNAIYLQ; translated from the coding sequence ATGGAAAAATTAAACTTAAGAAATTATACCTTAGAAGAACTTGAAACTTTAATTTTAAGCCTTGATGAGCCTAAATATCGTGCAGAACAAATTTTTCATTGGATTACCTGTAGAGAGGCTACAGATTTTGATCAGATGACCAATCTCCCTAAGGGATTAAGGACAAAGCTTTCTACCCATTTTTCTTTAGAATTGCCAGAAGTAATAGAAAAAATCTCAGATACAGAAGGAACAACTAAATTTGCCTTAAGGCTAAGAGACGGAGAAATCATCGAAACTGTGGTTATTCCTGAAAGGGATCATTATACTCTTTGTGTATCCACCCAGGTAGGCTGTGCGATGGGTTGTAAGTTTTGTCTTACTGCTAAAGGGGGTTTTAAAAGAAATTTAGAGGTGTATGAGATACTTGCTCAAGTAGTTATAGGACGTTTATATCTTAAAGAAAAAGGCAGTGTTTTACCTTTAAGAAATATTGTGTTTATGGGAATGGGTGAGCCTTTAGCTAACTATGAAAACCTGATAAAGGTTTTAAAAATCCTGGCCCATCCTTTAGGGTTTAATTTTTCCAAAAAGAGGTTGACCATTTCTACGGTAGGGTTGGTAAAGGAAATCCGAAAATTAGCCATCGATTTCCCGACTGCTTTAGCGGTTTCTCTCCATGCTCCTAACGATGAATTAAGAAAGAACCTTATTCCTGTAGCTAAAAAATATCTTCTTAAAGAGCTGTTAGAGGTTATCAAAACTTTCCCCAGAGTAAAAAACGGACGTACTACTATAGAATATATTCTTTTAAAAGATGTAAACGATAGTCTTCAACATGCTAAGGAACTTGTAAAACTTTTTAAAGGACTTCCTATTAAGATTAACCTTATTCCTTATAACCCTCATCCAGAACTTCCTTTTGAAAGGCCAGACGAAAAACAGGTAGAAAGGTTTCAACGGTTTTTATTAGACCATGCCATCCTTACTACCGTAAGAAAAAGTAAAGGCCTTGAGATTTCTGCAGCTTGTGGTCAGTTAAAAAGAAGACTATCGACTAATGCCATATACCTGCAATAG
- the amrS gene encoding AmmeMemoRadiSam system radical SAM enzyme has protein sequence MRQALFYKTLTEKKVQCNLCNHRCIIPKNGVGLCGVRKNEEGILYSLVYGKVIAQHLDPIEKKPLYHFLPRSWSYSIATVGCNFRCTFCQNFEISQYPHLYDGIAGKLTSPKEVVERALKEEAKSISYTYTEPTVFFEFAYDCAKLASKYGLKNVFVSNGYMSKEAIDYISPYLHGINVDLKSFRENFYRKLCKAKLQPVLDNLKYLKKKGIWVEITTLIIPGENDDPSELRDMAIFIKTELDENTPWHLSRFYPQYQMLDKDFTPIETLQRAYEIGKEVGLNYVYIGNVPGNPYENTYCPKCQTLLIERRSLRALRINLQNDGLCPVCGFSIAGIWH, from the coding sequence ATGAGACAAGCGCTTTTTTATAAAACTTTAACAGAAAAAAAAGTCCAATGTAATCTATGCAATCATCGATGTATAATACCTAAAAACGGTGTAGGTCTTTGTGGGGTTAGAAAAAACGAAGAAGGCATACTCTATTCTTTAGTTTACGGAAAAGTAATAGCTCAACATTTAGACCCCATAGAAAAAAAACCACTTTATCATTTTTTACCAAGAAGCTGGAGCTACTCTATCGCTACGGTAGGGTGTAATTTTAGGTGTACCTTTTGCCAAAACTTTGAAATTTCTCAATATCCTCATCTTTACGACGGTATCGCCGGAAAATTAACTTCCCCTAAGGAAGTAGTAGAAAGGGCTTTAAAAGAAGAAGCAAAAAGTATATCTTATACCTATACAGAGCCTACGGTTTTCTTTGAGTTTGCTTATGACTGTGCTAAATTAGCCTCTAAATATGGACTTAAAAACGTGTTTGTTTCTAACGGTTACATGAGCAAAGAAGCCATAGACTATATCAGTCCTTACTTACACGGAATAAACGTAGACCTAAAATCCTTTAGAGAAAATTTTTATCGCAAGCTTTGCAAGGCTAAACTTCAACCTGTGCTTGATAATTTAAAGTATCTAAAGAAAAAAGGTATTTGGGTAGAAATAACTACTCTTATCATACCAGGAGAAAATGACGACCCTTCTGAACTTAGAGACATGGCTATCTTTATAAAAACTGAACTTGATGAAAACACCCCGTGGCATCTCTCAAGGTTTTATCCCCAATACCAGATGCTTGACAAGGACTTTACCCCTATAGAAACCTTACAAAGGGCCTATGAAATAGGAAAAGAAGTAGGATTAAACTATGTATACATAGGTAATGTTCCAGGCAATCCTTATGAAAACACCTATTGTCCTAAATGTCAAACCCTTTTAATAGAACGAAGAAGTTTACGAGCTTTAAGGATTAACCTGCAAAACGATGGACTTTGCCCTGTCTGCGGATTTTCTATTGCAGGTATATGGCATTAG
- the argH gene encoding argininosuccinate lyase, whose translation MKGIDTKPWGGRFQEEVDKFFEEFSESVSFDHELAQYEIKASLAYAEALKEAGVVSEGEFLAIQKGLLEIEEELKSGKFVFRKEYEDVHMNIEKALFEKIGEVAYKLHTGRSRNEQVVTDFRLYLVDRVKELKVELKGLMETIVAKAEEYYGIVMPGFTHLQHAQPVLFSHWIMAYYEMMRLHFQRLEDYEKRLKICPLGSSAFAGCAFRIDRKKLSQRLGFLEPTRNSVFAVSSRDFALELLFILSLIMVDLSRWCEEIILWMSPEFSFIDLPDRFCTGSSLMPQKKNPDGAELIRGKASSVEAAFTQVWGLMKGLPLSYNRDMQEDKPPVFRAVKTTWQCLRLMSLMVAGLVLKKENIEKHLPQGYLLATELADYLVYKGIPFRKAHHITGQIVYYAEKEGKNLENLTLHEFKQFSDKIEEDVYEWLTIENAIKRREIWGGTGFNVVKQVIEAAKKELSESLHV comes from the coding sequence ATGAAGGGGATAGACACAAAGCCTTGGGGTGGAAGGTTTCAAGAAGAGGTTGATAAATTTTTTGAAGAGTTTTCTGAGTCTGTTTCTTTTGATCACGAATTAGCTCAGTATGAAATAAAGGCAAGCCTTGCATATGCCGAAGCTTTGAAAGAGGCAGGCGTGGTTTCAGAAGGAGAATTTCTTGCCATCCAAAAAGGTCTCCTTGAGATAGAGGAAGAACTTAAGTCCGGAAAGTTTGTTTTTCGTAAAGAATATGAAGACGTACATATGAACATAGAAAAGGCTTTATTTGAAAAAATAGGGGAGGTAGCTTACAAACTTCATACAGGAAGAAGTAGAAACGAGCAGGTGGTAACTGATTTTAGGCTTTATTTAGTTGACCGAGTAAAGGAATTAAAGGTTGAGCTGAAAGGTTTGATGGAGACCATCGTAGCCAAGGCAGAAGAGTATTATGGAATAGTAATGCCTGGATTTACCCATCTTCAGCATGCCCAACCGGTTCTTTTTTCTCATTGGATAATGGCTTATTATGAAATGATGAGGCTCCATTTTCAAAGGTTAGAAGACTACGAAAAGCGTCTCAAAATCTGCCCTCTTGGGAGTTCTGCTTTTGCTGGTTGTGCGTTTAGGATAGACCGAAAAAAGCTTTCTCAGAGGCTTGGATTTTTAGAGCCAACCAGAAATAGTGTTTTCGCGGTTAGTTCTCGAGATTTTGCTTTAGAGCTTCTTTTTATATTGAGCCTTATTATGGTAGACCTTTCTCGTTGGTGTGAGGAGATTATTCTTTGGATGAGTCCTGAGTTTTCTTTTATAGACCTCCCTGATAGGTTTTGCACCGGAAGTTCTCTTATGCCTCAAAAGAAAAACCCTGACGGAGCTGAGCTTATTCGTGGTAAGGCCTCCTCAGTAGAGGCAGCTTTTACCCAAGTTTGGGGATTGATGAAAGGACTTCCGTTGAGTTATAACCGAGACATGCAAGAAGATAAACCTCCGGTTTTTAGGGCTGTTAAGACTACCTGGCAATGTTTAAGGCTTATGTCTTTGATGGTTGCTGGGCTGGTTTTAAAAAAAGAAAACATAGAAAAACATCTTCCTCAAGGATATCTTTTGGCTACAGAATTGGCTGATTATTTAGTTTATAAAGGCATTCCTTTTAGAAAGGCTCATCATATAACCGGACAAATAGTTTACTATGCTGAAAAAGAAGGTAAAAACTTAGAAAATTTAACCCTTCATGAATTTAAACAGTTTTCTGATAAAATAGAAGAAGACGTTTATGAATGGCTTACCATAGAAAACGCCATAAAAAGAAGAGAAATCTGGGGTGGTACAGGGTTTAATGTAGTAAAGCAGGTTATAGAAGCCGCTAAAAAAGAACTTTCTGAAAGTTTACATGTTTAA